One genomic region from Prevotella sp. Rep29 encodes:
- a CDS encoding nucleotide sugar dehydrogenase: protein MNTINKDIRIAVIGLGYVGLPLARLFSTKFKTIGYDMNQVRVDGLMMGHDATLEVSDELLQDAINNHGFICTTDLEKIRDCNFYVVAVPTPVDENNRPDLKPLWGASETVGKVISKGDVVVYESTVYPGVTEEECLPVVEKVSGLKFNEDFFAGYSPERINPGDKEHTVEKICKVTSGSTPEIADLVDDVYNTVLINGTHKAPSIKVAEASKIIENSQRDVNIAFMNELAKIFNAMGIDTHDAIEAASSKWNFIKLSPGLVGGHCISVDPYYLIQKAQVYGVLPRVMFSARRLNDGMGEYVANQTIKLMNKKGVMVKDAKILLLGITFKENCPDIRNTKIVDIYSTLREYTDNVTIFDPWAHAAEVKKEYGIDLFGGTMEELKRQFDTVILGVAHKQFLGQNVRDFLKDSKIGVIYDVKGVLDREYVDGRL, encoded by the coding sequence ATGAATACAATTAATAAAGATATCAGAATTGCCGTAATTGGCTTGGGCTATGTTGGACTGCCACTTGCCCGACTGTTCTCAACGAAGTTTAAAACCATTGGCTATGACATGAATCAAGTTCGTGTAGATGGCCTGATGATGGGTCATGATGCAACTTTGGAGGTTAGTGACGAACTACTGCAGGATGCAATCAACAATCATGGATTCATCTGTACCACAGATCTGGAGAAAATACGTGATTGTAACTTTTATGTAGTAGCAGTGCCTACACCTGTTGATGAGAATAACCGTCCAGACCTGAAACCTTTGTGGGGAGCTTCAGAAACGGTGGGAAAGGTGATTTCTAAAGGTGACGTTGTTGTCTATGAATCAACAGTCTATCCAGGGGTGACAGAAGAGGAATGTCTGCCTGTCGTCGAGAAAGTTTCAGGCTTGAAGTTCAATGAGGATTTCTTTGCAGGTTATTCACCTGAACGTATTAACCCTGGTGATAAAGAGCATACAGTTGAGAAAATATGTAAGGTAACATCTGGTTCTACACCAGAGATAGCCGATCTCGTAGATGATGTGTACAACACTGTGCTTATCAATGGTACTCATAAGGCGCCGAGTATCAAGGTTGCAGAAGCATCAAAGATCATCGAGAACTCTCAGCGCGATGTGAATATTGCATTCATGAATGAGTTGGCAAAAATCTTCAATGCCATGGGTATTGATACTCATGATGCCATTGAAGCGGCATCATCAAAGTGGAACTTTATCAAGTTAAGTCCTGGACTTGTAGGAGGACATTGTATCAGTGTTGACCCATATTATCTCATACAGAAAGCACAAGTGTATGGTGTGCTCCCGCGTGTGATGTTTTCAGCGCGCAGGTTAAATGATGGTATGGGTGAATATGTTGCAAACCAGACTATCAAGTTGATGAATAAAAAAGGCGTGATGGTAAAAGACGCTAAAATTCTTCTGCTTGGCATTACGTTTAAAGAAAATTGCCCAGATATTCGTAATACAAAGATTGTTGATATTTATTCTACTCTGAGGGAATATACGGACAATGTTACCATATTTGATCCATGGGCGCATGCAGCTGAGGTAAAGAAAGAATATGGAATAGATTTATTCGGTGGGACAATGGAAGAACTGAAACGGCAATTTGATACCGTGATTCTTGGTGTTGCGCATAAACAATTTCTTGGGCAGAACGTTCGCGACTTCCTCAAAGATAGCAAAATCGGTGTGATATACGATGTAAAAGGGGTGCTTGACAGGGAATATGTAGATGGGAGGCTGTAG
- a CDS encoding acyltransferase family protein, translating to MGKQRIVYLDVVKLFTMYLVILGHTIQMMKNGWGVDKHVWPMIYSFHVPLFMLLSGYFASSKSGETPFLPFVAKKAKQLLLPAVTCTLICCIYLFFTKDHPDYRDDIVGNSWFLKTLFVYYVIFTLLKRLPFDDWTLCVVSCAALFVIPGCSSLQVNLLFPYFWGGYMLKKYNVFEQADSTWKLAMVFTVLFVVLYGLQVYWEIPNYIEINYTSLQTSGHLILYRYMVGFSGSMATIFIIASVIKCCGNNISNHDITKYGQWTLGIYVLQTIIVVNIFPNFSWYVESEFVLDVLIAPWLALGFLAICICLIHILSKNKILDFFFFGGGYNKLK from the coding sequence ATGGGAAAGCAAAGGATTGTTTATTTAGATGTCGTGAAATTGTTCACGATGTATTTGGTGATACTTGGTCATACTATTCAAATGATGAAAAATGGGTGGGGCGTTGATAAACATGTCTGGCCCATGATATATTCCTTTCATGTGCCGTTGTTCATGTTACTAAGTGGCTATTTTGCGAGCAGTAAATCTGGTGAAACTCCTTTCCTGCCATTTGTTGCAAAAAAGGCAAAGCAACTTTTACTTCCTGCGGTTACGTGTACGCTGATTTGTTGTATATATCTATTTTTTACCAAAGATCATCCAGACTATAGAGATGATATCGTAGGTAATTCGTGGTTTTTAAAAACATTGTTTGTTTACTATGTTATCTTCACTCTTTTGAAGCGTCTTCCTTTTGATGACTGGACGTTGTGTGTCGTGTCGTGTGCGGCTTTGTTTGTCATTCCCGGCTGCTCAAGCTTGCAGGTAAATCTACTGTTCCCATATTTCTGGGGGGGGTATATGCTGAAAAAGTATAATGTCTTTGAGCAAGCAGATTCAACATGGAAGTTAGCTATGGTGTTCACCGTACTATTTGTGGTTTTGTATGGCTTACAGGTGTATTGGGAAATTCCTAACTACATAGAGATCAACTATACCTCTTTACAAACCAGTGGACATTTGATATTATACCGCTATATGGTGGGGTTCAGTGGGAGCATGGCAACCATCTTTATCATTGCTTCTGTTATTAAGTGTTGTGGGAATAATATATCAAATCACGACATTACCAAATATGGTCAATGGACACTTGGAATATATGTTTTACAGACGATTATTGTCGTGAACATCTTTCCTAACTTTTCCTGGTACGTGGAAAGTGAATTTGTCTTGGACGTTCTTATAGCCCCATGGCTTGCATTGGGATTCCTTGCAATATGTATATGTCTGATACATATTCTTTCCAAAAATAAGATATTAGATTTCTTTTTCTTTGGTGGAGGATATAATAAACTAAAATAA